The following nucleotide sequence is from Anguilla rostrata isolate EN2019 chromosome 3, ASM1855537v3, whole genome shotgun sequence.
TCCaaatcctcttcctcttcctcttcctctgcctcctcctcctcctcctcttcactgAGGGAGTCGGCAGCCGGCCTCTTGATCCCCTTTTGGTTGGATAGGGCCCTGGCGTATTGGATGTTGTAGATATTCCAGTCACAGCTGCATTGGGAGCccaaaacaggaacaaacaccacacacacacacacacacacacacacacacacacacacaaagtaacaAAAGTTAGAGAGCAGAGAGCTTGTAACTCCTCCGGTTGTATTTTCTATACCTGAGAATATCCATACTCACAGTTTAGACAGATCCTCAAAGTGTCTCTGAATGCTCTTCTGCAGTGACTGAATGATAGGCAGTATTGCTCCTGACCTGTTAAAACGTTACAACATGTACAGATTAGAGCAGGGCACTCATTCCATGTTTTGTAACACCTTTCTGATGTTAAAAACAAGTTCACTCTTACAGTGCAATAATAGAAATGATAACAGACTTTTCCTAAGGAGACTAAAAGTAGCCTGCATTCCAAATATAAGTACGTTGTAGGTTTGAACAGTATACCAAGAATACCAGAGGCACCAATACTGAATTGATACTGATTTACTGAAACACCAATGATCGCACTAGCTCATGGAATTCTGCGTCTTTGGAAttcaggacatttcaaaatctattttaaacTCACTTGTGTTCTGATAAAAAACAACTATTTGTGCCATAATATTCCAactcacaataataaaacaataagtgTGTGTCATtccttattcattttattttattatgttgcattgttaatacatgtattgtattgtgatgtaattttgttggtttgttgtgttgtgttgtattgtagtgactggaaagcactttggcgcaactcctgttgtttttaaatgtgctatgcaaataaatgtgacgacttcattatttcattatgacAACCGTAACAGAAGCAGGATGAAATAGCAGGATTAGCATGTGCAGGTTTGCGGTGAAAGCTTCACCTGTTCTTCAGTTTCTGTCCGTGCAGAGTCAGGAGTCGTTGGGCCCAAGTGAGGTAGAACTGCAGATGCCCGGAACTTTCCAAAGCTGACCCCACAAAATGTAGCAGCTTCTCAACGTAAATATCAGGTAGAGAGCCGCACACCACCGAGACTAAAACACACAATATAACATTAACCAttacttttacacacacacaccatagagACTAAAACACACAATATAACATTAACCAttacttttacacacacacacaccacagagactaaAACACACAATATAACATTAACCAttacttttacacacacacaccacagagactaaAACACACAATATAACATTAACCAttacttttacacacacacacaccacagagactaaAACACACAATATAACATTAACCAttacttttacacacacacaccacagagactaaAACACACAATATAACATTAACCAttacttttacacacacacaccacagagactaaAACACACAATATAACATTAACCATTacttttacacaaacacacacaccacagagactaaAACACACAATATAAAATTAACCATTActtttacacatacacacaccagagactaaaaaacacaatataacaTTAACTAtcacgtttacacacacacacacacacacacacaccacagagactaaAACATCCTGCTTCCCCAAAACCTGGTCAATCATCCAGGAGCACTCACTCTGCTCGTGCGGGACGGCCTCCAGCACCTCCCTGGTGAGGGCGGCTTCGTTGAGGCGGAAGGCCAGCACGATGGCCGCCGCCCACTCCGCCCGCCTCAGCTGGCGGCGCACGCTGGCGGGCGTCACGTCCAGGTCCAGGTCGAAGGGGTCAAACACCAGCGTCCCGTCCAGGGAGTACACCAGCAGGCCCTCCGTGGAGCTGGCCGCCCAACTGCGCCCTGGCGAACGCGCGCGTTAAACACGAAACGCTTATTAAACCGATTGTGACGCAGAGCTGACAATTTCATACAGCAGCACCGCAGCTACGGTCAATTCTATCCAATAAGACTATCCACTATCCTATCAGAAATGTGTGAGGAGCTCAACAAAGATAGCAAGCCCTCGTAGCTTTCTCACGCTGCTAAATTAAACCGAAAACACCGCTACAAAAGATTAACAAACATTTGGATGGAACACACAATCAAAGTGACTTGCCGTTAATTTCCCCCAAAATACCGTCACCCGATTTAACACACGGACctgattttacagtttttatttggccTTTCTTTTTCCAGGTAGGTAAACTGAGAACTCTAATCCTTTCACGCACTGTTGGCCTGCCCAATCACAAAGGAATACAAAGAACTGTGCTATAGCCTATCAGATGTAGGGGGTGATTAGATGCGCATTAGATGTAGAAAGCTGATTTTCCAGGGAATTTGACCAGAGCACCAGGGTTAGCTCCCATACTCCGATAAAGTCCCACAGGATCTTCAATGACTACAGTATGTCAAGACCTTCGTCAGAAGACCTCTCAAAGGATGGCAtcttctacagcacagtgttgcCAGCACTGTGCTagacagacctgggtcaaatacatttgttttggattcaaatacttttctatgctttactgatcttgtctggtgtattggaaccaatgaaatactctcagaaagtgcaaaccccgccttctggtcatattggcaggcttaATTAcaacaggcaagatcaatatagcacagaaaagtatttgaatccaaaacaaatacgtatttgacccaggtctggtgctAGAACACAGGTCCAGAGGGAACAGCGCCCCCTTCTGTTTGCCTTCTGGCAGCAACCTAATTTTCCCAGGTCTCCCATCCGAATACTTGACATGAGAAGGGCACATGGCGGTATAGCTGCTGGTGAACATTACGAACCTCTCATGAACAAATTTGCGCCAAAAGCACATCCCTGCTGCCAACAATAATctaagaataataaaattagCGAGACATGAGGTTGAAATCAGCCTGCCATGACCGAGTTGCCCTGGTAGCTTTTGCTACCGCAAGGGACCAGCTAAATGCAAGGCAGAGGAGCCAtagcacacaaacagcagctggagagagcagtgcatgctgggactcACCagtgggggagaaagagagggaggtgacCCGAATCTCAGGCTTAAAATGACGCGAGCTCATGTCTCCTGCAGAGTGAgagataaacacacaaagacaccaAATATCACTAATGGTCATttatgtcattttctttttcattttcctttactGTATCATCAGCAGGCAATACTCTgttaaattacattcataatcCAGATGATACAAAATTTGATATGATTCTATAAAATTCTTGTAACATATActgcaaatgcatgcatttgtcatgccaataaagcagtctgaattaaaatgaccccaccccacccttccctccctccctccctccctcgccatTACCTCTCCTGACTCCAGGCAGACTGAGAGCCACAGTgtccccgtcccccaccccctcatccaGCAGGGCCAGGCTCCCGAACTCGGTCATCTTCCTCCGGTCCAGGTActcctgcatgcacacatgaataTATGGGATATACGAGTCAAAGGGGTTTCCACAACCATGTCTAAAGCACAGGGTTTCCCACACTCGCCCACACTGCCAATTTCAGGGCTCATTCTCTCCCAAATTCAAGGACCCATAAAGGCTGCCATTGGTGAGCAGCGATGGCTATGTCCTAAGGCCAAGGCCACATCACGAGTGAGTGTTGCGAGTTATACGTAAAGCAGAATTTAGCAGAATACCAATACAtccatattttgtcatttttcaaaaattcaaaaattcttcatttcattttcctgaaTTTGAAAGCTTTTCaaggtttcctttttttaaggaATGTAGGAATCCTGGTTTTCAAGAAGCACTCACTCCTACTTAAACGTAGACGGTGAAAACATATGTAAGGGCCATTTCAACGGCTGGCCATTTGAAGAGGACAGCGCGAGCGTCGTACCTCCATAGCGTCCAGCGACAGGTTGCAGGAGATCTCAAACTTCTTCATGAGGATCTGCTCGGCGATGTTGTAGATGCAGACGAACTTGGACTGGCCGCCCGCCAGGATGCACTGCCCGTCCGCGGAGTAGCACAGCGAGGTGAAGGACCTGCGCAGAGCCGGAGTCGCCGCTCAGTCACAGAAACACTCGGCCTGAGGTGTCCGAGTCACTGCCCAACCGTAAATCACCTTGCTCGCCAGCAGATTAACCCACAACTCTGCGCCCGTACAACGTCGTCACAATCATGAACTACGGCTGCACGGTATATCGAATATGAAATATGACCGCCGCCGTGGGGCGTACAGGCgatcttttctctttccttaaTTACACTTGAGGCAGTAGTAAACATTCTAGTGTCAGAGGCCACGTGAAACGCTTCTGGGGAAAAAGCTTCACTGATATCTATTGGGTGTGTATAAgacaatcagccaatcagcagcttcTTTGCTTTTCTAGTCCCATGGAAGCTGCaggaccttgctgctgattggtcgtCTTTTTCATCCAGAGTGTGGGTTAACAGGGGCAGTGTGGATCAGACATCAGGGCTACAGGTGTGAGGTTTAGGTTAACGGGGGCAGTGTGGATCAGACACCAGGGTTACAGGTCTGAGGTTTAGGTTAACAGGGGCAGTGTGGGTCAGACATCAGGGCTACAGGTCTGAGGTTTAGGTTAACAGGGGCAGTGTGGATCAGACACCAGGGTTACAGGTCTGAGGTTTAGGTTAACAGGGGCAGTGTGGGTCAGACATCAGGGCTACAGGTCTGAGGTTTAGGTTAACGGGGGCAGTGTGGATCAGACATCAGGGCTACAGGTCTGAGGTTTAGGATAACAGGGGCAGTGTGGATCAGACATCAGGGCTACAGGTCTGAGGTTTAGGTTAACAGGGGCAGTGTGGATCAGACACCAGGGCTACAGGTCTGAGGTTTAGGTTAACAGGGGCAGTGTGGATCAGACACCAGGGCTACAGGTCTGAGGTTTAGGTTAACAGGGGCAGTGTGGATCAGACACCAGGGCTACAGGTCTGAGGTTTAGGATAACAGGGGCAGTGTGGATCAGACACCAGGGCTACAGGTCTGAGGTTTAGGTTAACAGGGGCAGTGTGGGTCAGACACCAGGGCTACAGGTCTGAGGTTTAGGTTAACAGGGGCAGTGTGGATCAGACATCAGGGCTACAGGTCTGAGGTTTAGGTTAACAGGGGCAGTGTGGATCAGACACCAGGGCTACAGGTCTGAGGTTTAGGTTAACAGGGGCAGTGTGGATTAGACACCAGGGCTACAGGTCTGAGGTTTAGGTTAACAGGGGCAGTGTGGATCAGACATCAGGGCTACAGGTCTGAGGTTTAGGTTAACAGGGGCAGTGTGGATCAGACACCAGGGCTACAGGTCTGAGGTTTAGGTTAACAGGGGCAGTGTGGATCAGACACCAGGGCTACAGGTCTGAGGTTTAGGTTAACAGGGGCAGTGTGGATCAGACACCAGGGCTACAGGTCTGAGGTTTAGGTTAACAGGGGCAGTGTGGATCAGACACCAGGGCTACAGGTCTGAGGTTTAGGTTAACAGGGGCAGTGTGGATCAGACACCAGGGCTACAGGTCTGAGGTTTAGGTTAACAGGGGCAGTGTGGATCAGACATCAGGGCTACAGGTCTGAGGTTTAGGATAACAGGGGCAGTGTGGATCAGACATCAGGGCTACAGGTCTGAGGTTTAGGTTAACAGGGGCAGTGTGGATCAGACATCAGGGCTACAGGTCTGAGGTTTAGGTTAACAGGGGCAGTGTGGATCAGACATCAGGGCTACAGGTCTGAGGTTTAGGTTAACAGGGGCAGTGTGGTTGGTGTGAGGTTTTGGGGGTGGGATGAGGGGGTACTCACTTGCCCTTGGACGCCTGCTTGGCTGTGATCTTGTCCGTCTCCTTGCGGCCCGTCTGCAAGTCGTGGCGCCCGACGATGGAGCCGGTCTGAGTGGCTGTCTGGGGGTTCCAGAAGGAGATCTCCCCGTCCAGTGTGGCCACGGCCAGCTCCTCACCGTCTGGCCGATACGTCACCGCCAGGcctggagagcagcagcacagcgcagcacacacaacacagttaGAGCACAGTTAgcctaaccacacacacaacacagtcagcacagttagcctaaccacacacacaacgcgGTCAGAGCACAGTTAgcctaaccacacacacaaaacagtcaGAGCACAGTTAgactaaccacacacacaacacagtcagagcacagttagcctaaccacacacacaacgcagTCAGAGCACAGTTAgcctaaccacacacacaacacggtCAGAGCACAGTTagcctaatcacacacacacacaacacagtcagAGCACAATTAGCCaaaccatgcacacacgcacacataatgCAGTCAGAACACAGTTagccaaaccacacacactctcaacaGTCAGAGCAGTTAGCCAAACCACACACCCAAATACAGTCAGAGCAGTTAgccaaaccacacacagcttGCAAGCGTCCGCCCAAGACGTTTTTGCACATCAATTATTCATAGTGCAGACAATGACATCGTGCGCTAGCTCCCCCCACTGAAGCCTCACCGTCGGACGTCAGCTGCAGGATCTCCTTGGTCTGCCAGCTGTCCAGCATGTCCCACAGCCTGACGGTCCGGTCCCAGGACGTGCTGGCCAAAACTGACCGCACCGGGCTGAAGCTCAGGCAGCTCACCGGGCCCTCGTGACCCGCcagcacctgtcagtcacagacacgTCATTCATAAAGACAACCGGAACAACAGGGGTCCTCAATTTCacccagaaagggccggtgtgagAGCAGCCTTCCGTTTTAGGCAAGCagtgattctactaatcaaggaccttagcaaagactctattGGTCTATTGGCTGGAATAAAAGCCTGCACTCACACCAGCCATTTCTGGACAGTACTAATCCCtgcttattaataataataataataataataacataatacaCTTATAAAAAATAACCATAATAACAAGCATGACAATGATGAGAAGAACAGACAGAGTCATATAGCTGTGTTGCCTTCCCCCCAATGTGGTGAAGAATCCCTCCCCACCCCGTACCTCCAGCAGGCGGCCGGTCTGCAGGGACCACAGGAAGACCTGGAAGGAGTCCTGTGCCCCGGCGCACACCAGCTCCCCGCTGCTGTCCACCGCCAGGCAGGAGAACTGCGACGGGCGGGGCGAGGTGAAGGTGCGGAAGTTCCGGTACCTGCAGGGACACCGTCGGCTACCGtttacagagcagcacagccagGCTATTagacattacgttacattacagcatttagcagacgctcttgtccagagaCATAACTTCTTACACggcatttacattgcacccatttatacagcaggatatatactgaagcaatattgagtacctttctcaagggtacaacggcagtgtcctacccgggaatcgaacctgcaatctttaggttacaagacccattatactatactgccGCCACTAGAGCGGGAGCCAACCCCACGCCCATAAAAAAAGGCACGCCTGCGTAAAGTAAAATCATGTGACTGCAGTTCAGTTTCTATGCGAGACACGCGAGGGGTGGAGAGGTTTGGGGCGTGGTTACGGAACCCCCTGTGACTGGGCGGGAGGAGGACGGCGGGGTTTGGGGACGTGGCCCTCTCTCACCGGTGCAGGTCGAAGGCTCTGACGGTGCCGTCCAGGGAGGCGCTGACGATGACGAAGCCGCGGGAGGTGAAGGTGACGGCGGTGACGCTGCTGGTGTGCTCCGTGAAGGTGACGAAGCACAGGCCGCTGTTGGTGTTCCACACCTTCACCTGGAACGAAACACCCAGAAACCCCCTTTCACCGCCCGAACAGAAATGTGTCTCTGGTCCCCACATGGGGATGGAAAGCTGTCGTGAGCAACGTTTCAAACGCAGCTATTTGAAATACGCATTTACGTGCATGTGCATTTCATATTCAATGCGGTTTGCTTGTCCCTTTTTTAAGGCATTACCTTTATTCAACCAGCAAAAAAAACCTAGGCCTCCATCATTCTGACTGTAGTGTATAGTTGTTGGTATtcacttattgtatgtcattTGTATAAaggcatctgccaaataaacttaatgtaatataaacacGTTT
It contains:
- the pwp2h gene encoding PWP2 small subunit processome component, whose protein sequence is MKFAYRFSNLLGAVYRRGNLSFSKDGDSVISPVGNRISVFDLKNNKSETLPISTTKNITCVGLSPDGNLAILVDEDGAAVLVSLVTRAVLHHFHFHKPVSSVRFSPDGRKFIVTKENVALMYHAPGKKREFNAFALDKSYYGPYDETTCIDWTDDSKCFVVGSKDMTTWVFGAERWANLVYYSLGGHKDVIVGCFFEQDSLDLYTVSQDGALCVWECDTEPDGLLTRGPKGPSGPQEKEKETEEREDGEEREEGEEGEPRGEVIRGKADGNKQKEGTKMVRYKRRGKHFFNKEGDFNNLTAAAFHKKSHLLVTGFASGIFHLHELPEFNLIHSLSISDQQINSICINSPGDWIGFGCSGLGQLLVWEWQSESYVFKQQGHFNNMAALSYSPDGQYIATGGDDGKVKVWNTNSGLCFVTFTEHTSSVTAVTFTSRGFVIVSASLDGTVRAFDLHRYRNFRTFTSPRPSQFSCLAVDSSGELVCAGAQDSFQVFLWSLQTGRLLEVLAGHEGPVSCLSFSPVRSVLASTSWDRTVRLWDMLDSWQTKEILQLTSDGLAVTYRPDGEELAVATLDGEISFWNPQTATQTGSIVGRHDLQTGRKETDKITAKQASKGKSFTSLCYSADGQCILAGGQSKFVCIYNIAEQILMKKFEISCNLSLDAMEEYLDRRKMTEFGSLALLDEGVGDGDTVALSLPGVRRGDMSSRHFKPEIRVTSLSFSPTGRSWAASSTEGLLVYSLDGTLVFDPFDLDLDVTPASVRRQLRRAEWAAAIVLAFRLNEAALTREVLEAVPHEQISVVCGSLPDIYVEKLLHFVGSALESSGHLQFYLTWAQRLLTLHGQKLKNRSGAILPIIQSLQKSIQRHFEDLSKLCDWNIYNIQYARALSNQKGIKRPAADSLSEEEEEEEAEEEEEEEDLEMASMEEADTLI